In one window of Henckelia pumila isolate YLH828 chromosome 1, ASM3356847v2, whole genome shotgun sequence DNA:
- the LOC140874407 gene encoding uncharacterized protein — protein sequence MPKLGTLNLNVDASINEELNQYIIVGVVRDDQSRLLLTFGKQITKPLSVVHGELLAIKEGVNLLYEKKFNDVQVESDSLLAMQTVTTKMVNLGYVGLCATETRLRIQQPKITKVIHVRRSVNRVAHCIAHFACFIPSPFI from the coding sequence ATGCCGAAATTGGGAACATTGAATTTGAATGTAGATGCCTCGATTAatgaagagttgaatcaatacATTATTGTTGGTGTGGTCAGAGATGATCAGAGCAGGCTGCTGCTAACTTTTGGAAAGCAAATCACCAAACCTTTATCGGTGGTCCACGGAGAACTTCTGGCAATTAAGGAGGGGGTCAATCTGCTATATGAGAAGAAATTTAATGATGTGCAAGTGGAATCCGACTCTTTATTGGCCATGCAAACAGTCACAACCAAAATGGTTAACCTTGGATATGTGGGACTTTGTGCGACGGAAACTAGGCTGCGAATACAACAGCCAAAGATCACAAAAGTCATTCATGTCCGTCGCTCGGTAAATAGAGTAGCCCATTGTATTGCTCATTTTGCTTGTTTTATCCCTTCACCCTTTATTTGA
- the LOC140874995 gene encoding protein DETOXIFICATION 55-like: MATAQTQKNPIMIEVIEELKIMKDISFPILAMGLLIYLKNMISVACMGRLGGLELAGGALAIGFTNITGYSVLSGLAMGMEPLCSQAFGSKNLAMVSITLQRTIILLLFASIPIGMLWMKFEPLLLWLHQEPGAVHIASLYCQLAVPDLVANSLLHPLRIYLRSKGTTWPLFYCTFLATILHFPITIFLTFKHHFGIKGIAIATSIANFNTLFFLLVYMHLFHEEMKPLSKGTAPPLKPHSSTSSLWKEWALLLRMTISSCLGICLEWWWYELMTLLAGYLHKSHVALATSAIVIQTTSLMYTLPSALSASISTRAGNELGAGRPHKARLATLVAIALAFFTSTFGFLLTTLGRGVWCRVFTDDDDILELTVSVLPIIGLCELANCPQTTCCGVLRGTARPGIGARINFCSFYLIGTPVAIALAFFWEMGFSGLCYGLLAAQLACVSSILTVVCRTDWEYESLRAKDLVGKDDENLYAGLIGKYDEGRISL, encoded by the exons ATGGCTACAGCACAGACCCAAAAAAACCCGATAATGATAGAG GTAATAGAGGAATTGAAGATTATGAAAGACATCAGTTTTCCAATATTGGCTATGGGCCTATTGATTTACCTAAAAAACATGATTTCAGTAGCATGCATGGGAAGGCTAGGGGGCCTGGAGCTAGCAGGAGGTGCGTTAGCCATTGGTTTCACCAACATTACAGGTTACTCTGTGCTTTCTGGCCTTGCCATGGGGATGGAGCCACTTTGTAGCCAAGCTTTTGGATCCAAAAACTTAGCCATGGTTTCTATCACCCTACAGAGAACAATAATTTTGTTACTTTTTGCATCCATACCGATTGGAATGCTATGGATGAAATTCGAGCCTCTCTTGCTATGGCTCCATCAAGAACCAGGAGCAGTACATATTGCAAGCCTGTACTGCCAACTGGCAGTCCCAGATCTCGTTGCCAACAGCCTACTTCATCCCTTACGTATCTACTTACGCAGCAAAGGAACAACATGGCCACTGTTCTATTGTACGTTTCTGGCGACAATTCTACATTTTCCCATCACCATTTTCTTAACTTTTAAGCACCATTTTGGTATCAAGGGAATAGCAATTGCCACATCTATTGCAAACTTTAACACCTTGTTTTTCCTTTTAGTTTACATGCACCTTTTTCACGAAGAAATGAAACCTTTATCTAAAGGCACAGCACCACCTTTAAAACCACATAGTTCAACAAGTTCACTATGGAAAGAATGGGCACTACTACTTAGAATGACAATCTCGAGTTGCCTGGGTATTTGCTTAGAGTGGTGGTGGTATGAGTTAATGACACTTCTAGCTGGTTACCTCCACAAATCTCATGTTGCTCTAGCAACATCTGCTATAGTAATACAAACCACATCTCTTATGTACACATTGCCTTCAGCACTTAGTGCGTCGATTTCAACTAGAGCAGGAAACGAGCTTGGAGCAGGCAGGCCACATAAGGCACGCTTGGCAACACTAGTTGCCATAGCATTGGCCTTTTTTACATCGACATTTGGCTTTCTGTTGACTACCTTAGGGAGAGGAGTATGGTGTAGGGTATTTACCGATGATGATGACATTCTTGAGCTTACCGTGTCTGTTCTACCCATTATCGGACTTTGTGAGCTAGCCAACTGTCCACaaaccacctgttgtggggtcCTCCGAGGAACTGCTAGGCCTGGTATTGGTGCACGCATAAATTTCTGTTCATTCTACTTGATAGGAACACCTGTTGCAATAGCTTTGGCCTTTTTCTGGGAAATGGGATTTTCGGGCCTCTGTTATGGGCTTTTAGCAGCTCAGCTGGCATGTGTATCATCTATTTTAACAGTTGTTTGTAGAACAGACTGGGAGTATGAATCCTTGAGGGCAAAAGACTTAGTTGGAAAAGACGATGAAAACTTATATGCAGGTTTGATAGGGAAATATGATGAAGGAAGAATAAGCTTATGA